Sequence from the Candidatus Saccharibacteria bacterium oral taxon 488 genome:
TTTATTTCAAGAACGGCCTGGCGGGTGGGCAATCTAGCAGCTTTACCTCAGCCGTCTGGGAAAATATCCCCTACGTCATTGGGCTGCTCATCATTTTGCTACTGCCAATCATCCTCAAACTACGTTGGAAAAAACGACCGCTCCGCTTGCGTCACCAAGCGTATTACGCAGGCGGCCTATTCATGATCAGCCTAGCGCTGTTAGTTCAAAGTTTCAGCATCCCCGCCTACGTCATCGCCCTCGCCCAGTCGTCAAAGATCTATGATCAGCATTATGTCGATCCGCGCGGCGTCAAGTTGACTTTTCCTGGTACCAAACGCAACTTGATTTATATCTACGTCGAGTCGCTGGAAAATACGCCCGCCGCCAAAGCCAGTGGCGGCATGAGCGACAAATCAGTCATTCCGGAGTTAGAAAAATTAGCACTGACTAATACCTCCTTTTCACACCGAGCCTCAGGCCTCGGCGGCGCCCTACCTGCACACGGTACCACTTGGACGGTAGCCGGCATGACCGCTCAATCCGCCGGCGTGCCGCTCAAAGACGGTGGGGTGTTCGGTGACCGCGACCGCAACGGCATGGGTGATTTTAATAAATTCTTGCCGGGCGCTTATACCCTTGGGCAGGTGCTTGAAAAAGCTGGCTACAACCAATCATTCCTCATGGGCTCAAACAAAGCCTTCGGCGGGCGCGATAAACTACTGGAGCAACACGGCGATTACCACATCATTGACCTCACCTATACCCGAAAGCATGGTTTAATCCCACAAAACTACGAGGTGTGGTGGGGCTATGAAGATAAAAAGCTTTTTCAATTTGCCCGCGACGAGGCCACCCGTCTCAGTAAGTCCGACAAGCCATTCAACCTACAAATGCTGACTGTTGACACGCACTTCACCGATGGCTGGATGGATAAAGATGTTTGCAAGGAGCAATTTGAAGCGAAATACGACAATGTTCATGCCTGTGCCTCCAAACAAATCGCGTCCTTCGTCGAGTGGGTCAAGCAACAGCCATTTTACGCCAACACTACTATCATCATCAGTGGTGATCACCTCGGCATGCAAACGCCATATTATGAAGAGAAAATTGCTGGCGCTCCCTACCAACGAA
This genomic interval carries:
- a CDS encoding sulfatase-like hydrolase/transferase yields the protein MSTSPSGHGANNRIIIRVAIVLLLLCSAVFFVASRYKIVQFRDAKIDEILFYFKNGLAGGQSSSFTSAVWENIPYVIGLLIILLLPIILKLRWKKRPLRLRHQAYYAGGLFMISLALLVQSFSIPAYVIALAQSSKIYDQHYVDPRGVKLTFPGTKRNLIYIYVESLENTPAAKASGGMSDKSVIPELEKLALTNTSFSHRASGLGGALPAHGTTWTVAGMTAQSAGVPLKDGGVFGDRDRNGMGDFNKFLPGAYTLGQVLEKAGYNQSFLMGSNKAFGGRDKLLEQHGDYHIIDLTYTRKHGLIPQNYEVWWGYEDKKLFQFARDEATRLSKSDKPFNLQMLTVDTHFTDGWMDKDVCKEQFEAKYDNVHACASKQIASFVEWVKQQPFYANTTIIISGDHLGMQTPYYEEKIAGAPYQRTIYNAFINPAVQPIRATNRQFAAFDMYPSTLAALGVTVDGNRMGLGTNLFSNRQTLVEQFGGIDQLNAELSKRSTYYERRILSSS